TAAGGTATAAACAAGAAGGATCATAATTACtcgattatatgaattcttgatcgtagtttggtttatattttgCAGATCGCTATACTTGACGTCTTATAATGAGACCTTCGAAGATTCCATATCGGAGGAAGAATGTATCAACACATGCTGTCTCTAGAAAACATAACGACATTTTCAATTGTTTTACATTAAGAGATATGTTAGATTCAAAGCTAAGAGATCGTACGGAACGACATTGAAATTCAGGTGTTAGTTCTACGATAAATCTACCTGCTTTTACAAATGCATTGAATATTCAGAATCCTGATTCACATAAGACGGCTAGGTTGAAAAGAATGCAAATATTGAAGTctaaaacgacaaaaaaaaaaagaaaagaggttaTATGcagaaaattttcttcttcccgGACTACACGAAGATTTCGCATGTTACGTCGCAACTAATTCGGATACGAACGATGAAAGTGATTCTGATAGCTCTACTGATGAGAATTCATTTGAGATAAATGATAACAATGCAACATCTGACATATTTCATGGGTTTCCTCCCATAAAAGCTAAGTTACTAAATAATGGTATAGCTCGATGCATATGTGATTGGTTATATgatagttttataattatgtatttattcaactaatatattttaaaatagtaacaaaaattttatttaggtTATTATGATGATGGATATCCTGATATTTTATGTGAAAATTGTCGAGCATatatgtggtatggagaacgggtggataaacaaactaaaaagGCAAAGCCGGATTTTTCATTATGTTGCCATCGTGGCAAAGTAATATTTCCTACGTTCAAGACTGCACCTAAAACGTTACTATCGTTGTTTTATAATCACGACGACCGGAGTAAAAACTTCCGTGATAACATACGAGCATACAACATGATGTTTTTGTTCACATCGTTATGTGGAAAAAttaacaattccataaataatggTAGAGATCCGTATCTATTTCAGATGTGCGGAGAAAACTATCATCGTATTGGTGATATTTTACCAGAACCTAGCAAGGAAccaatgtttttataattatatatacatgacgTATATAACGAAGTAGCTAATAGAATTTATGCATTTAGgtaattattaataatgttaaatatgtatataaatatatgtcatatcttacaaatatgtaaaatatctttaatatttgttatattctactaatcataattattataattttgttttggcaTTAATATAGGACACCTGGATCTGCGGGAGATTTAAGACGTGAGATTGTTGAGCTTTTAAAAAAGATGTTTGATAGTCATAACCCGCATGTTAAGGCGTTTAGATCGGCACGCgaaagatttaatatggagGAAGGTAGTGAAGGTTTGCGATTGATGTTACCTTCAGAAAGGACCACTGATGCAAGAACTCATAATCTTCCTACCAGCAAAGAGGTTGCTGCTCTAATACCCGGAGATTTTACGGCTGGTGTAAATAAACGTGACATTGTTATAGAAAGTCGTTCGGGTAATTTACAGCGGATAAGTGAGCTTCATCTTGCGTACTTACCTTTACAATACCCATTGTTGCTCCCTTATGGTGAAAATGGTTACAAATTAGGCATCGATATAGGGTTCTTGGATACCCGTGGACGTAAAAGGAAAACGGTCACCATGAAAGAATTTTATGCATATAGAGTATTTGAAAGATATGACGAATCTTCGATTATTGTTATGGCAGGCAAATTATTCTAGCAGTTTTTAGTTGATGCATTCACTACATAGAATCAAACAAGTGGAACTACATTTGGATGAACCAAAGCAAACTCCGAACTGAAAGAGTTGATAAGATAATTGAAGCTGCTAAAAAAGGACATGGAGATCTTCCACAACACGGAAAGAGAATAATTATTCCGTCATCGTTTACAGGTGGAAAGAGATATATGATGGAACATTATCTGGATGCCATGGCTACTTGCAAGTATTATGGATTTCCTGATCTTTTCATAACATTTAAGTGCAACCTAAGGTGGCCTGAAATAGATCGTTATCTAGAAAGGCATCGTCTTAGTAAAGATGATAGACCTGATATATGCAGCCGAGTTTTCAAGATGAAACTTGAAAGATTATTGGACCAAGTGGCAAAGGAAAAAATGTTTGGTATCCTAAATTCTGGTATGTTtcctaatatttattattatttcaataaGTCTTCCGgaaaatgtcaatatattaatgtttatttgatttaatattttccaGCATGTCTACAATAGAATTTCAGAAAAGGGGTCTGCCTCATGCGCATATTATTCTGTTTTTACATCCAGACAATAAGATGCGTACAACAGACGACATTGATAAATTCATAAGCGCTGAAATTCCTGATAAAGAGGTGGATAAGTATTTATACGAAGTTGTTTCTGACGTGATGATCCATGGTCCTTGTGGTCCTATGAACAGAGATAGTGTCTGcatgaataatataaaatgcaCTAAATTCTTCCCAAAGTCATACATGGATAATACTATTGTCGACGATGCTGGTTATCCAATATATAGACGACGAAACGATGGGAGAGTTGTGGAAAAATAGGGGTTTTCAATACGATAATAGTTCTGTTATTCCCTATAATCGTGATTTGTCTCTACGTTTTCGTGCTCATATAAATGTTGAGTGGTGCAATCAGACACGTTCAGTCAAGTATTTGTTCAAGTACATCACTAAAGGTCCGGATTATATGAGAGCCAAAGTAGGAGAAAAAGATCaggaaaatgaaattaaaaagtttttcaattgCAGGTAACCGTTTATACAaattgtcaaacattctcatttttttttaaacgtatCTAACTAATTCAACCTTTTTTAGATATGTATCTGCATATGATGCCTCTTGGCGAATTTTTGCTTTCCCTATTTGTTATCGTACTACACCTGTAGAAAAACTCTTGTTTCATCTTCTTGGACAAGAATTGGCTATTTACAACGAGGATGATCCAATAGAAGATGTCTTGCACCGAACAACGAACAgaacttctaaatttttgggCTGGATGGAATGCAACAAGATATATCCCCAAGCTAGAGAACTCACATGTGCTGAATTTCCATCTAAATTTTTGTGGAATAGGAGAGAGAGACTTTGGAAGCCAAGGGCAGAGAAGCGCAAAAGTTTTGCAATAGGCAGGATTATGTACGTATCGCCTTCTGTAGGACAAGCCTATTACTTGAGAGTTTTTCTTAATATGATTCCAGGATCAACAAGCTTTTACTACTTAAAACAGTCAATGTGTTCTTTATAAGGATTTTCAAGAAGCTTGCTATGCATTGGGATTACTGGATGACGATAAGGAATACATTGCGGCTATAAATGAAGCAGGTGAATGGTGTTTTGGGGAATTTTTAAGGAAATTATTTGCGATCCTACTGCATACAAAGAATTTAATTGTTCCTCTTGAAGTTTGGAATAAAACAAAGGACATCTTGtgtgaatatattttatttaaagaaaggaGACGCAGTAATGATCCAGGCAtatcaaaatgttattttgttaattgaatatatttcatttttcgCAAGACAAGATTTTAAATAAGTGTTTAACATTACTGTGGTAGGTCTCATGTTGACACGGGCtcagatagaaaatatatgtttaactgaaatagaaTTTATGTTGCGATCAAATGGGACGTCTCTTACGGCCTTCGAGAAAATGCCTAAACGAGATGATAGTATAATGAACACAGGTgtaaataggcttatcgcagatgagagaatatataagcctcataaacaacaggagttgtacgataagttgTTACCAATGCTAAATGATGAGCAGagacgtgtttatgaagaaatcattcactctgtgAATCACGACAAAGGGGGTATGTTTTTTGTCCATGGTTTCGGTGGTACTGGGAAAACTTTCATGTGGACTATTCTTGGTGATGATAtaaggtctaaaggtaatattgttctCAATGTTGtttcaagtggtatagctgctttCCTTTTGGAAGGTGGTACAACggctcattcaagatttggtattccaataaatcttaatgaatattctgtGTGTTCGATCGATGCCGAATTTTATCTTGCTgatttaattagagaagcaaagctcataatatatgacgaggctccaatgatgaacaagctttgttGCGAAACTTTGGATAGGAGTTTGTGAGATATCATGAAGTGTGACCAGATTTTTGGAGGTAAAGTTGTTGTGTTAGGAGGTGATTTTAGACAGATACTACTTGTTATTAccaaaggaggaagaggagcGACAATTTTAGCATCTCTCAACTCATCTgttctttggaatagttgtaaaGTTCTTAAACTTACAAAAAATTTGAGACTTCGCAAGGCCACTAGTAGTATGGACGCGGGTGCTCTCGCTACTTTTTCAAAGTGGCTTCATGATATCGGGGATGGCAAAATCAACGAGTCAAATAGTGGGGATGTGGAGATAGAAATTCTGGATGATTTACTAATTAATACAAGTGGAAATCTTATTGAAGcaatatttaaagaaatttacGGAGAAAATTTTGCAAGGAGGACTGATCCAAATTTCTTTAGTGAAAGAGCTATTCTAAGTCCAAGAAATGACgatgttgataagataaatcagTTGATGCTTACTAAGCTCCCAGGtatgcaaattaaataaaatatggaaTATGGATATGGaagtaaaagtttttatttaaaaaagtcaaatattaaaacatatctaaaattctaaatttttcttaattacagGTGAAGAGAGACGATATCTTAgctctgatagtattgaaacgtcTGATACAAGCGGACATGatgatatgatctacactcaggaattATTAAACAGTATACAAGTTTCTGGATTGCCAAGCCATGTTTTGACGTTGAGAATAGGAGCACCTGTCATGTTGTTAAGAAATATagatcctaagggaggtttgTGTAACGGTACGAGGCTAATTATACTCAGATGGCCAATCATGTAATTGAAGCAAGGATCGTGACAGCaaaaaaggttggtgatagagtacttatccctaggatgtatgttagtccacctgatgcaaagtttccctttcgtatgaggtGACGACAGTTTCCTGTTACCGTGACGTTTGCAATTACTAGAAACAAGAGTCAAGGTCAGACGCTATAACATGTTGGATTTTTTCTACCGAAACTGGTTTTCACACATGGAcagctttatgttgccttctctcgaGTCACAACCAGAAAAGGGCTAAAgtgttaattacagataaagatgggaaatgtcagaataaaaaaattagtgttgttttcaaagaggtattTGAAACTGTTTAAT
The sequence above is a segment of the Camelina sativa cultivar DH55 chromosome 10, Cs, whole genome shotgun sequence genome. Coding sequences within it:
- the LOC109126861 gene encoding uncharacterized protein LOC109126861, yielding MLNDEQRRVYEEIIHSVNHDKGGMFFVHGFGGTGKTFMWTILGDDIRSKGNIVLNVVSSGIAAFLLEGGTTAHSRFGIPINLNEYSIFGGKVVVLGGDFRQILLVITKGGRGATILASLNSSVLWNSCKVLKLTKNLRLRKATSSMDAGALATFSKWLHDIGDGKINESNSGDVEIEILDDLLINTSGNLIEAIFKEIYGENFARRTDPNFFSERAILSPRNDDVDKINQLMLTKLPGEERRYLSSDSIETSDTSGHDDMIYTQELLNSIQVSGLPSHVLTLRIGAPVMLLRNIDPKGGLPCIENTSASSKIFTKPEFEGLEHHKATLEFGGRYYIKHKMEHEGGSSGTQNEVRVD